One Mycolicibacterium pulveris genomic region harbors:
- a CDS encoding DUF998 domain-containing protein, which produces MASPAASPTRPRTLAVGAACWIAAAIGYVVLELLTAVALPGYSYTGHYISSLGVPAWSPRAYLINAAFYAQAVLFLTGALLVARSVRGRFSAVLVVLAALTAVGNILVGTVYGGSALWTNGFEWLHVLGAFLAILGGNAAALAGSPVVARVTAARWYLPTGVLIGLAGIAIFAMLQNYNDWTVNYAPVGLVERGCVYTILIWQLLSGLLLTLAAAAGD; this is translated from the coding sequence GTGGCATCCCCTGCGGCATCCCCGACGCGGCCGAGGACCCTCGCGGTCGGTGCGGCGTGTTGGATCGCCGCGGCCATCGGCTACGTCGTCCTCGAACTGCTGACCGCGGTGGCGTTACCCGGGTACAGCTACACCGGGCACTACATCAGCTCGCTCGGCGTTCCGGCGTGGTCACCGCGCGCATACCTGATCAACGCGGCGTTCTACGCCCAGGCGGTGCTGTTTCTCACCGGCGCGCTGCTGGTCGCCCGGTCGGTGCGGGGTCGCTTCAGCGCGGTGCTCGTCGTGCTGGCGGCGCTCACCGCCGTCGGCAACATCCTGGTCGGCACCGTGTACGGCGGTTCTGCGCTGTGGACCAACGGATTCGAATGGCTGCACGTGCTCGGCGCGTTCCTGGCGATACTGGGCGGCAACGCCGCGGCGCTGGCCGGCTCCCCCGTGGTGGCCCGCGTCACCGCTGCCCGATGGTATCTGCCGACCGGGGTGCTGATCGGGTTGGCGGGCATCGCGATCTTCGCGATGCTGCAGAACTACAACGACTGGACCGTGAACTACGCGCCGGTCGGGCTCGTCGAACGCGGCTGTGTGTACACGATCCTGATCTGGCAGCTGCTCA